In the Telopea speciosissima isolate NSW1024214 ecotype Mountain lineage chromosome 2, Tspe_v1, whole genome shotgun sequence genome, one interval contains:
- the LOC122650854 gene encoding probable leucine-rich repeat receptor-like protein kinase At1g68400, whose protein sequence is MSSTQKFSICFMVIVFQLVSSISFGADGYYLDERDALFQLRDSLNSTIDLHSNWTGLPCYGDWGNWAGITCLNSHVIQISLDGFQLTGSLPPMFLQNLTFLNKLSLQNNSLFGFLPNFTNLEFLQYIILSHNNFSGSIPSKLINLPLLATLELQENTLTGSIPPFNQSSLIVFNVSYNLLGGLIPKTPILQRFPMSSFVHNSQLCGNPLGGQCSISPAPAYQPIPSPSPSSPLAGSSKVVKVWIAALVAVVVVALLTVILFTILWCRKRVNREINVVESPGIINRVEKKRQIFRNRRDPERTVELDKHKPILDLDYLLGASAEQLGMGKLGSTYKATLDCGLVVTVKKIQDMNGLISNKEFVQQMQLVEKIKHENLVEIIYFFHSKDEKLIVYEYVNHGSLFELLHGNRMETRTPVKWSTRLSIIRGIAEGLNFLHQSLPSHKVPHANLKSSNILIHLHNKKYHPKLTDFGFLPLLSSRKSSEMLAAGQTPEFSQAKKLTHKTDVYCFGIVLLEVITGRIPEASSPGNDDKPNDLAEWAREVVNVDWSTDVLDIELLATEEGQCEMFRLTEIALDCTAIEPEKRPKMSEVLRRIEEIEERSCK, encoded by the exons ATGAGCAGTACTCAGAAATTCTCCATCTGTTTCATGGTGATTGTGTTTCAATTGGTAAGCTCCATTTCATTTGGTGCTGATGGGTACTACCTAGATGAAAGAGATGCTCTGTTTCAACTGAGGGATTCCCTTAATTCAACAATTGATTTGCATTCAAATTGGACTGGTCTACCATGTTATGGTGATTGGGGTAATTGGGCAGGAATTACCTGTTTGAATTCGCATGTTATCCAAATTTCCCTAGATGGGTTCCAGTTGACAGGTTCCCTTCCCCCAATGTTTCTTCAAAACCTTACTTTCTTGAATAAACTTAGCTTGCAAAACAATTCACTCTTTGGCTTTCTTCCCAATTTCACAAATCTTGAGTTCCTGCAATACATCATCCTCTCCCATAACAACTTCTCAGGTTCAATCCCATCAAAGTTAATCAATTTGCCATTATTAGCTACGCTAGAGCTGCAAGAGAATACTCTTACAGGGAGTATCCCACCTTTTAATCAATCCAGTTTAATAGTCTTCAATGTTTCATATAATCTCCTTGGAGGCTTGATACCTAAAACCCCCATTCTTCAAAGGTTTCCAATGAGTTCCTTTGTCCATAACTCACAACTTTGTGGGAATCCTTTGGGAGGGCAGTGTTCTATTAGTCCTGCTCCAGCATATCAACCGATTCCTTCCCCAAGCCCTTCTAGTCCATTGGCAGGGAGTAGCAAAGTTGTCAAAGTATGGATTGCTGCTTTGGTAGCGGTTGTGGTGGTTGCGCTGCTCACTGTGATCTTGTTTACCATATTGTGGTGTCGTAAGAGGGTGAACAGAGAAATAAATGTTGTGGAATCTCCAG GTATTATAAATCGGGtggaaaagaaaaggcaaatcTTCAGAAACAGGAGAGATCCTGAAAGAACAGTAGAATTGGACAAACACAAACCAATTTTAGATCTGGATTATCTTCTGGGAGCTTCTGCAGAACAATTGGGGATGGGGAAATTAGGCAGTACATATAAAGCAACCCTGGATTGTGGTTTGGTTGTAACAGTAAAAAAGATCCAGGATATGAATGGGTTAATAAGCAACAAGGAATTTGTTCAACAGATGCAATTGGTGGAAAAGATTAAGCATGAAAACCTAGTAGAGATCATATATTTCTTCCATTCCAAGGATGAGAAGCTCATTGTCTATGAATATGTCAATCATGGCAGCTTGTTTGAGCTATTACATG GAAACAGAATGGAAACAAGAACTCCAGTGAAGTGGAGTACAAGATTGTCAATTATCAGAGGTATAGCTGAGGGCCTGAATTTCCTTCACCAATCTTTGCCTTCTCACAAGGTTCCCCATGCCAACCTCAAATCCTCAAACATTCTAATCCATCTCCATAATAAAAAATACCATCCTAAGCTCACTGATTTTGGATTCCTGCCACTGCTATCATCTCGTAAATCCTCTGAGATGCTTGCCGCTGGACAGACACCGGAATTCTCTCAAGCCAAGAAACTGACCCACAAAACTGATGTCTACTGCTTCGGCATTGTACTTCTAGAGGTCATCACTGGACGAATACCGGAGGCATCTTCACCAGGAAATGACGATAAGCCAAATGATCTCGCAGAATGGGCAAGGGAGGTTGTTAATGTTGACTGGTCAACAGATGTATTGGATATAGAGCTATTAGCAACAGAAGAAGGCCAATGTGAGATGTTTAGGCTCACAGAAATTGCACTTGACTGTACAGCTATTGAACCAGAGAAGCGTCCGAAGATGAGTGAAGTGTTGAGAAGAATCGAAGAGATTGAAGAAAGAAGCTGCAAATGA